Genomic DNA from Procambarus clarkii isolate CNS0578487 chromosome 34, FALCON_Pclarkii_2.0, whole genome shotgun sequence:
CACTGTCCCTCTGTTCCGGTCCCACTGTCCCTCTGTCCAATGTTGTTCCACCTACCCGTTTATCAGTCTCTGAAGACGCGTGTCTGAAGACTTCTGCATATACTCGTATATGTACGTATGGCATAATACACATCGAAGTAACATTACTTTTTTGAAATGACAGTAATCTTGTAGCGCCTTCCACCTGATGACCATAAGCGGCCCCCACTCATCACCGTGTCTAGCCGACCCAGTCCTGGAGTCAACACTTCTCACGGCACTGACCAGCAGCTAAATATATCACATTCCATGGACAGAAATTGGATTCATGAAAATGATAAGCACGTCACGATGAGTTTTGTTGCAAAacttatataataaatattttgcAGCCAGATCGCAAACTTTGAAGAATTGTAACATTAAATTAAAAAATATGACTAGAGTATTTATTCATTGGAAGAAGAGACTGTGGTCCACGGCACTGGTGACTAGACCCACACATACCTGGCACTGGTGACTAGACCCACACATACCTGGCACTGGTGACTAGACCCACACATACCTGGCACTGGTGACTAGACCCACACATACCTGGCACTGGTGACTAGACCCACACATACCTGGCACTGGTGACTAGACCCACACATACCTGGCACTGGTGACTAGACCCACACATACCTGGCACTGGTGACTACATACCTGGCACTACAACACACTTCATCAGCCTCCCACATGACGCTCATTAACTACTACAACGATGCAGGATACAATACGACTGATACAACACAGATGACGCTCCCGGTTACATAACTGTAATGAATCAAGACTACTTAAGAATTTCCTTCTGAACAGAACACAATGATTTAACATTTTCTTCGTTCGGAGAACATAGTTGTCGTGCCACTGTCATGTTGCGTGTGAGTGTAGACGCTGGTGTCCTACCACTGTCATGTTGCGTGTGAGTGTGGACGCTGGTGTCCTGCCACTGTCATGTTGCGTGTGAGTGTAGACGCTGGTGTCCTACCACTGTCATGTTGCGTGTGAGTGTGGACGCTGGTGTCCTGCCACTGTCATGTTGCGTGTGAGTGTGGCCGCTGGTGTCCAGACACTGTCAtgttgagtgtgagtgtgggcgcTGGTGTCCAGACACTGTCATGTTGCGTGTGAGTGTGGGCGCTGGTGTCCTACCACTGTCATGTTGCGTGTGAGTGTGGACGCTGGTGTCCAGACACTGTCATGTTGCGTGTGAGTGTGGGCGCTGGTGTCCTACCACTGTCATGTTGCGTGTGAGTGTGGCCGCTGGTGTCCAGACACTGTCATGTTGCGTGTGAGTGTGGACGCTGGTGTCCTACCACTGTCATGTTGCGTGTGAGTGTGGACGCTGGTGTCCTACCACTGTCATGTTGCGTGTGAGTGTGGACGCTGGTGTCCTACCACTGTCATGTTGCGTGTGAGTGTGGCCGCTGGTGTCCAGACACTGTCATGTTGCGTGTGAGTGTGGGCGCTGGTGTCCAGACACTGTCATGTTGCGTGTGAGTGTGGGCGCTGGTGTCCTGCCACTGTCATGTTGCGTGTGAGTGTGGACGCTGGTGTCCAGACACTGTCATGTTGCGTGTGAGTGTGGACGCTGGTGTCCTACCACTGTCATGCTGAGTGTGAGTGAGACAGGGATGGTGTGAGTGAGGCAGGGATGGTGTGAGTGAGACAGGGATGGTGTGAGTGAGGCAGGGATGGTGTGAGTGAGGCAGGGATGGTGTGAGTGAGGCAGGGATGGTGTGAGTGAGACAGGGATGGTGTGAGTGAGACAGGGATGGTGTGAGTGAGACAGGGATGGTGTGAGTGAGGCAGTGATGGTGTGAGTGAGACAGGGATGGTGTGAGTGAGGCAGGGATGGTGTGAGTGAGGCAGGGATGGTGTGAGTGAGGCAGGGATGGTGTGAGTGAGGCAGGGATGGTGTGAGTGAGGCAGGGATGGTGTGAGTGAgacagggatggtgtgggtgagacagggatggtgtgagtgaggcagggatggtgtgagtgagacagggatggtgtgagtgagacagggatggtgtgagtgaggcagggatggtgtgagtgaggcagggatggtgtgagtgaggcagggatggtgtgagtgaggcagggatggtgtgagtgagacagggatggtgtgagtgaggcagggatggtgtgagtgagacagggatggtgtgagtgagacagggatggtgtgagtgagacagggatggtgtgagtgaggcagggatggtgtgagtgagacagggatggtgtgagtgagacagggatggtgtgagtgagacagggatggtgtgagtgagacagggatggtgtgagtgaggcagggatggtgtgagtgaggcagggatggtgtgagtgagacagggatggtgtgagtgagacagggatggtgtgagtgagacagggatggtgtgagtgagacagggatggtgtgagtgagacagggatggtgtgagtgagacggggatggtgtgagtgaggCAGGGATGGTGTGAGTGAGGCAGGGATGGTGTGAGTGAGGCAGGGATGGTGTGAGTGAGACAGGGATGGTGTGAGTGAGGCAGGGATGGTGTGAGTGAGACAGGGATGGTGTGAGTGAGGCAGGGATGGTGTGAGTGAGACAGGGATGGTGTGAGTGAGACAGGGATGGTGTGAGTGAGACAGGGATGGTGTGAGTGAGGCAGGGATGGTGTGAGTGAGGCAGGGATGGTGTGAGTGAGGCAGGGATGGTGACTTAGTGGCAGCTTGTGTAGAgtggtgtggctagtggtgtggctagtggtgtggctagtggtgtggctagtggtgtggctagtggtgtggctagtggtgtggctagtggtgtggcttgtggtgtggctagtggtgtggctagtggtgtggctagtggtgtggcTAGTGATGTGGCTAgtggtgtggctagtggtgtggcTAGTGATGTGGCTAgtggtgtggctagtggtgtggctagtggtgtggcTAGTGATGTGGCTAgtggtgtggctagtggtgtggcTAGTGATGTGGCTAgtggtgtggctagtggtgtggctagtggtgtggctagtggtgtggctagtggtgtggctagtggtgtggcTAGTGATGTGGCTAgtggtgtggctagtggtgtggcTAGTGATGTGGCTAgtggtgtggctagtggtgtggcTAGTGATGTGGCTAgtggtgtggctagtggtgtggctagtggtgtggcTAGTGATGTGGCTAgtggtgtggctagtggtgtggcTAGTGATGTGGCTAgtggtgtggctagtggtgtggcTAGTGATGTGGCTAgtggtgtggctagtggtgtggcTAGTGATGTCGCTAGTGGTGTGGCTTGTGGTGTGGCTTGTGGTGTGGCTAGTGATGTGGCTAgtggtgtggctagtggtgtggctagtggtgtggtTCAGCATTAATATCCAGTTCAGGGTCAGCTTTGCGTAGGCCACACATATATGATTGTTTGCTGTTGTTATTGTGATTTACGAGGACTGGTGTGTTTTATCTCGTATAGTGAGTGTAGCATAGTGTACTGTGAGTATAGTGAAATCCAAAAAGAGCAGTATGAGGCTATATGTAGCACCCCAATAAACAACATGGAACTGGAAGATccggacagcttctttatgacttTCTATCTTCTTTCATCCAAGCCGCAGACAATATAACTGATCTTAACACGAACACAGAAGTATTtggaagagaaattgacaacctgcccatgcactcagccccgggtccggaCACGTGGAACTTGATATTCATAAAGGAATATAAAGTACCAGTAGTACGAGCACTCGGGTGTAATatagagaaagagcctggatacaggagaGATCTCAACAGCTCATAAATCAGCAAATATTGCTCCActgcacaagggaggtagtaaagctttggcaaaaaaCTATAGACAAGTTGCACTAACCTCACgtataataaaagtttttgaaagagtgatcaggAATCAAATCTCCAGTGTTATGGAAAACAATGCACTTTACAATCCAGGTCAACaaagatttagagcgggaagatccggtCATTCGCAGCTACTCAATCATTACGACAGAATCACAGAAACgttaaaagaaaaacaaaatgcagatgttgtattcacagattttgcaaaggctttcgataagtaTGGCCTTGGAGTGATAGtccataaaatgagatcaataggaataacgggtaaagtggggtgttggattttcaactttctgtcaaacagaatgcagagagtgacgatcaatcaagcccaagtgcagtgaaaagctctgtaccccagggcacagtcctggcaccactgttCTTTCTTATTCTTatctcggatatagacaaaaatactagtcacagctttgtgtcatcctctgctgatgatacaaaaatcagcataaaaATTTCCTCTgttgaagacactgaaaaattaCAAGCTGATATTAATTAGGTCTTTTATTTGGAAACGGAAAAATGACATGATGTTTAACATTGAATAGTTCCAGATACTTAGGCGTGATGGAAACGAGGAACTTTAACcaaacacagggtacaagacacagactTAATCGTacaaggaaagcagcatgtaaaagatctgggaattatgatgtctgacgacctgacatttagtgaatataaccgagcaaatatagcgacaGCCAAGaatatgataggatggattatgagaacgttcaattCCAGAGATttcacagcaatgctaatactatttaaattactggtgctgtcccgtcttgagtactcatTTCATCTTTCAGAGCAGTatggattgctgaaatagagggaacacagagaacatatatggcacgcatagacacgataaatcaCCTAAACtgctgggatcgtctcaaagctctcaaaatgtactctctggaaaagaGACGAGAgaagtatcaaataatatatacatggaagatattggagggacaggtcccaaatatgcacagtagaataacaacttactggagctaaagatactgaaggaaatgcagaatagaaccagtgaagagcagaggtgccataggcacaatcagagaacactgactgaacattagaggtccacggctgttcaataccttcccagcaagcattataaatattgccggaacaaaggtggatttaAAAAACCAATTATATAAGTTCCTTCgagaagtaccggaccaaccaggctgtagtggatatgttgctcaatacgggccgctccaagcaacagcctgttggaccaagttatcacaattcgagcctggccccgggctccaggagtagaagaactcccgaaaccctctccaagtAGTGTAGTGTACACTCACTACAGTAGTGAGTGTACACTACACTACTGTactgagtgttgtgagtgttgtgagtggaaggggggaccttcgacaagccgccggcttcctgtcctcgtcaaggccactagtgtcagtggccctcaggtaaattgaaGTAAATAGTGAATGTAGCGCGCGTGGGAGGAGTGTGCGCGCGCGGCCATAAAGGTAGAATTCATTGTGTTATGAATAGTTATCATTCATTGTATTAGGTGTTATGTGGCCTACATGGTGCCATGTTGGGTGCCAGTGGTAAGAGTGTCTTGAGTTAAGTATAGTGCAGACCCAAGTGTGGACAGTGCAGACCAAGTGTGGACAGTGCAGACCCAAGTGTGGACAGTGCAGACCCAAGTGTGGACAGTGCAGACCCAAGTGTGGACAGTGTAGACCCAAGTGTGGACAGTGTAGACCCAAGTGTGGACAGTGTAGACCCAAGTGTGGACAGTGTAGACCCAAGTGTGGAGAGTGTAGACCCAAGTGTGGAGAGTGTAGACCCAAGTGTGGAGAGTGTAGACCCAAGTATGGAGAGTGTAGACCCAAGTGTGGACAGTGTAGACCCAAGTGTGGACAGTGTAGACCAAAGTGTGGACAGTGTAGACCAAAGTGTGGACAGTGTAGACCCAAGTATGGAGAGTGTAGACCCAAGTGTGGACAGTGTAGACCCAAGTGTGGACAGTGTAGACCAAAGTGTGGACAGTGTAGACCCAAGTGTGGAGAGTGTAGACCCAAGTGTGGAGAGTGTAGACCCAAGTGTGGACAGTGTAGACCCAAGTATGGAGAGTGTAGCCCCAAGTGTGGACAGTGTAGACCCAAGTGTGGACAGTGTAGACCAAAGTGTGGACAGTGCAGACCAAAGTGTGGACAGTGTAGACCCAAGTATGGAGAGTGTAGACCCAAGTGTGGAGAGTGTAGCCCCAAGTGTGGACAGTGTAGACCCAAGTATGGAGAGCTGTGCTCGTGGCGGGGCTCAGGCCTCgtcaaacacactcccacacgcTTTACTCTTCCTATTGTAACaccataaattattttatttataaatgaACATAGTCTCTCTCGAGTCTAGCATGACAAGGCAGGACTGCGGCGCCAGAGATTCTGTCGCTACACAATGCAAATTCCCACCTTCAGTGTGCTAAATGGCACCTTGGTGCAAGAGGTCAGGTCTGGTGACCAAGAAAGATACCATGAAACTCCCTAACTGGATAACTGCGGCGGGTCGCCTGCGCCGGCTTGCTTGTTCCCTTCCAGCAATGAGCAGCCGTATGTCTGTCCATCGTCTTGGAACCAGGTAGCCTCAGGCTATCCTCTTGGGTGTGGCTAGAatggtgccacctcttgggtggcttaattttcatcaatgAAATCGAAAATAGAGAGATAAAGATAGACAGATACATATTCTCAGTCAACACTGCGCCCCCCAGATCCAGGTAGCAGGCCCCGTGTGGCCTAGGTataaccctgcccccccccccctcagtcgaCCCCTTATCTTAGACCTTGGTGAGTTATGTTTGTAAAGTGATGTATAGTACTGTCGTTCCTAGTTAAATGTCGTGaatacatgatttttttttttcaattttctcTCAGTCACTTTAGCTCATGTTCGTCTTTGTTATTGATGCATGTAGAATAATTAATGAAATAAATGTCTACTATTAATTTTTGAAAGATTGTCTTCATATGCAACTATCCTACGTCTTTCATTTACCCTCGGGTCATGTGTGGTGTTAGGCAGCGTGGGGGGACCTCGCTCAGTTTTACTTACTGATTTTAATGACCGAAGGTGTTACATTTTATCCTTACATAGAGATAACAAAGGTGAAAGACAATtccatttttgtttataaatTGATATCaaatgaatgggggggggggggggagcaatttTCTAAATTTCAGTCGTTGTTCTTAGCATTTTTCTCTTCCACTTCTGGCCATCTCTAGATGTCTTTTCTCCCACTTTCACCTCTTCTTTACTCCTTACTCTTTTCTACTTATCTCTAACTTCTTTCTCTATGCTGTTTACCTCTACTCCACTATCTCTCCTCTTATCGATTTCTTTCCCATTCCCCCATCACATACTAATTATTATTCGACTCGGTATATTCATTTATAAATAAAAGTATTGATAGTGTTGGagtatggtgatatagtgatacAGTGGGATACAGCGAGGA
This window encodes:
- the LOC123761960 gene encoding uncharacterized protein, with product MVVKDLKDKGSHTSSLLKGQIIPHCSTYQMNINIATFLDVTPVVKSGVASGVASGVASGVASGVASGVASGVASGVACGVASGVASGVASGVASDVASGVASGVASDVASGVASGVASGVASDVASGVASGVASDVASGVASGVASGVASGVASGVASGVASDVASGVASGVASDVASGVASGVASDVASGVASGVASGVASDVASGVASGVASDVASGVASGVASDVASGVASGVASDVASGVACGVACGVASDVASGVASGVASGVCRPSVDSADPSVDSADPSVDSADPSVDSVDPSVDSVDPSVDSVDPSVDSVDPSVESVDPSVESVDPSVESVDPSMESVDPSVDSVDPSVDSVDQSVDSVDQSVDSVDPSMESVDPSVDSVDPSVDSVDQSVDSVDPSVESVDPSVESVDPSVDSVDPSMESVAPSVDSVDPSVDSVDQSVDSADQSVDSVDPSMESVDPSVESVAPSVDSVDPKRREPIQAPERSEPIQAPERREPIQAPERSEPIQAPERSEPIQAPERREPIQAPERSEPIQAPERREPIQAPERREPIQAPERREPIQAPERSEPIQAPERREPIQAPERREPIQAPERREPIQAPERSEPIQAPERREPIQAPERSEPIQAPERSEPIQAPERREPIQAPERSEPIQAPERREPIQAPERSEPIQAPERREPIQAPERREPIQAPERREPIQAPERSEPIQAPERSEPIQAPERSEPIQAPERSEPIQAPERREPIQAPERSEPIQAPERREPIQAPERSEPIQAPERREPIQAPERSEPIQAPERSEPIQAPERSEPIQAPERREPIQAPESNTTH